In Aegilops tauschii subsp. strangulata cultivar AL8/78 chromosome 3, Aet v6.0, whole genome shotgun sequence, one genomic interval encodes:
- the LOC109757376 gene encoding alpha-xylosidase 1, which produces MLPRSPPHLLPWRSLVLLFLALAVSSNGVSATAKAKAKAPAAPPKPAGFGYKLVSLVQRPNGGGLVGCLQVKRRSSTYGPDIPRLRLFVKHETKDRVRVQITDAEKQRWEVPYDLLPREPSPPLGPATAGGAPFTAGEYPGQDLVFTYGRDPFWFAVHRKSTRQTLFNTSRAPLVFKDQYLEVSTRLPGDAALYGLGENTQPGGIKLRPNDPYTLYTTDASAINLNTDLYGSHPVYVDLRNIGGRGVAHAVLLLNSNGMDVFYTGTSLTYKVIGGLLDFYFFAGPTPLAVVDQYTAMIGRPAPMPYWAFGFHQCRWGYHNLSVVEDVVENYRSAQIPLDVIWNDDDHMDARKDFTLSPVNYPRPKLLAFLNKIHARGMKYIVLIDPGINVNSTYGVYQRGMDRDIFIKLDGQPYLAQVWPGPVYFPDFINPNGASWWIDEVRRFHELVPVDGLWIDMNEASNFCTGKCTIPTTHRCPDPTSKEPWLCCLDCKNITNTRWDEPPYKINASGKSARLGYNTIATSAVHYNGILEYNAHSLYGFSQAIATHKGLQSIQGKRPFILTRSTFVGSGAYAAHWTGDNKGTWEDLRYSISTMLNFGIFGMPMVGSDICGFYPASPPPLEELCSRWIELGAFYPFSRDHANFASPRQELYQWQSVARSARNALGMRYRMLPYLYTLNYQAHLTGAPVARPLFFSFPDFAPCYGVSRQFLLGAGVMVSPVLEQGASSVDAVFPPGTWYNLFDTSKAVVSTGSGAAVRLPAPLNEVNVHVHQGTVLPLQRGGTISRDARATPFTLVVAFPLGAEDADAEGAVYVDDDERPAMVLAEGQATYARFHAAVRGGREVTVLSDVALGSYSMHKGLVIEKITVLGLHGAGKDLAIQVDGADDATAVATSSPYFAAADAAQVLRQGEEEDAVEGEKRGVTMEVGGLALPLGKSFTMTWNMHIEA; this is translated from the exons ATGCTCCCTCGCTCGCCTCCCCACCTCCTGCCATGGCGGTCCCTTGTGCTCCTCTTCCTGGCCTTGGCGGTCAGCAGCAATGGCGTTTCTGCGACCGCCAAGGCAAAGGCCAAGGCACCGGCGGCGCCGCCCAAGCCGGCCGGGTTCGGGTACAAGCTGGTGTCCCTGGTCCAGCGCCCCAACGGCGGCGGCCTCGTCGGCTGCCTCCAGGTGAAGCGCCGCTCCTCCACCTACGGCCCTGACATCCCCCGCCTCAGGCTCTTCGTCAA GCACGAGACCAAGGACAGGGTGCGGGTGCAGATAACGGACGCGGAGAAGCAGAGGTGGGAGGTCCCCTACGACCTGCTCCCGCGGGAGCCATCCCCGCCCCTCGGgcccgccaccgccggcggcGCCCCCTTCACCGCCGGCGAGTACCCGGGGCAGGACCTCGTCTTCACCTACGGCCGCGACCCGTTCTGGTTCGCCGTGCACCGCAAATCCACCCGTCAAACCCTCTTCAACACCAGCCGCGCCCCGCTGGTGTTCAAGGACCAGTACCTGGAGGTGTCCACGCGGCTGCCCGGCGACGCCGCGCTCTACGGCCTCGGCGAGAACACGCAGCCCGGCGGCATCAAGCTCCGGCCCAACGACCCCTACACGCTCTACACCACCGACGCCTCCGCCATCAACCTCAACACCGACCTCTACGGCTCCCACCCGGTGTACGTCGACCTCCGGAACATCGGCGGCCGCGGCGTCGCGCACGCCGTGCTGCTCCTCAACAGCAACGGAATGGACGTGTTCTACACCGGCACCTCGCTGACTTACAAGGTCATCGGCGGCCTCCTCGACTTCTACTTCTTCGCCGGGCCGACGCCGCTGGCCGTGGTGGACCAGTACACCGCCATGATCGGCCGCCCCGCGCCCATGCCGTATTGGGCATTTG GGTTCCACCAATGCAGGTGGGGATACCATAACCTTTCGGTGGTCGAGGATGTCGTGGAGAACTACCGGAGCGCGCAGATCCCCCTCGACGTGATCTGGAACGACGACGACCATATGGACGCCAGGAAGGACTTCACGCTCAGCCCCGTCAACTACCCGCGCCCCAAGCTGCTGGCGTTCCTCAACAAGATCCACGCGCGCGGGATGAAGTACATTGTCCTCATCGACCCCGGCATCAACGTGAACAGCACCTACGGCGTGTACCAGCGCGGCATGGACCGCGACATCTTCATCAAGCTCGACGGGCAGCCATACCTCGCCCAGGTCTGGCCCGGCCCCGTCTACTTCCCGGACTTCATCAACCCGAACGGCGCCTCGTGGTGGATCGACGAGGTGCGCCGGTTCCACGAGCTTGTCCCGGTGGACGGCCTCTGGATCGACATGAACGAGGCCTCCAACTTCTGCACCGGCAAATGCACCATCCCGACCACGCACCGGTGCCCGGACCCGACGTCGAAGGAGCCGTGGCTGTGCTGCCTGGACTGCAAGAACATCACCAACACCAGGTGGGACGAGCCGCCGTACAAGATCAACGCCTCCGGGAAGTCGGCCCGTCTCGGCTACAACACCATCGCCACCAGCGCCGTGCACTACAATGGCATCCTGGAGTACAATGCCCACAGCTTGTATGGCTTCTCGCAGGCCATCGCCACGCACAAGGGGCTGCAGAGCATCCAGGGCAAGAGGCCGTTCATCCTGACGCGGTCCACGTTCGTCGGCTCCGGCGCCTACGCCGCGCACTGGACCGGCGACAACAAGGGCACCTGGGAGGACCTCCGCTACTCCATCTCGACAATGCTCAACTTCGGCATCTTCGGCATGCCCATGGTCGGCTCCGACATCTGCGGCTTCTACCCGGCCAGCCCGCCGCCGCTGGAGGAGCTCTGCAGCCGGTGGATCGAGCTCGGCGCCTTCTACCCCTTCTCCAGGGACCACGCCAACTTCGCCTCCCCGAGGCAGGAGCTGTACCAGTGGCAGTCCGTGGCGAGGTCGGCCCGGAACGCGCTCGGCATGCGCTACAGGATGCTCCCGTACCTCTACACGCTCAACTACCAGGCGCACCTCACCGGCGCTCCCGTGGCGCGCCCGCTCTTCTTCTCCTTCCCGGACTTCGCGCCGTGCTACGGCGTGAGCAGGCAGTTCCTCCTCGGCGCCGGCGTCATGGTGTCCCCCGTCCTCGAGCAGGGCGCCAGCTCCGTGGACGCGGTGTTCCCGCCGGGCACGTGGTACAACCTGTTCGACACGAGCAAGGCGGTGGTGTCCACGGGCTCCGGCGCCGCCGTCAGGCTCCCGGCCCCGCTGAACGAGGTGAACGTGCACGTGCACCAGGGCACGGTCCTGCCGCTGCAGCGCGGCGGCACCATCTCCCGTGACGCGCGCGCGACGCCGTTCACGCTGGTGGTCGCGTTCCCGCTGGGCGCGGAGGACGCGGACGCGGAGGGCGCCGTGTACGTGGACGACGACGAGCGGCCGGCCATGGTTCTGGCGGAGGGGCAGGCGACATACGCGCGGTTCCACGCGGCCGTGCGCGGCGGCAGGGAGGTGACGGTGCTGTCGGACGTGGCCCTGGGGAGCTACAGCATGCACAAGGGGCTCGTCATCGAGAAGATCACCGTGCTGGGGCTACACGGCGCCGGCAAGGACCTCGCCATCCAGGTCGACGGCGCGGACGACGCCACCGCCGTCGCCACGTCGAGCCCCTACTTCGCGGCCGCGGACGCCGCGCAGGTGCTGCgccaaggagaagaagaggacGCCGTGGAGGGTGAGAAGAGGGGCGTGACGATGGAGGTGGGCGGGCTGGCGTTGCCGCTGGGGAAGAGCTTCACCATGACGTGGAACATGCACATCGAAGCATAG
- the LOC109757379 gene encoding uncharacterized protein: MKRTRAQNPKAQDPEPQDPAAAGSNPTPKPQRRAKQPRQPKAATAGGKKTAAAREAAAVTATAAAAASVAAASPAAETAPVVPDVCVGAGGGGDVACGLPAEWDEMDGSPWWTFGVEEEKLLGWFPFVEEDFLSVGSGVGPAAAEPFDDDIWRIHQIYEIPSYAAK, from the coding sequence ATGAAGCGGACCAGGGCGCAGAACCCCAAGGCCCAGGACCCGGAGCCGCAGGACCCCGCGGCCGCCGGGAGCAACCCCACCCCGAAGCCGCAGCGCCGCGCGAAGCAGCCCCGGCAGCCCAAGGCGGCGACGGCGGGTGGCAAGAAGACCGCCGCGGCTCGCGAGGCCGCTGCGGTGACCGCGACGGCAGCCGCTGCTGCCTCCGTCGCCGCAGCGTCCCCCGCAGCGGAGACGGCGCCGGTCGTCCCCGACGTCTGCGTcggcgcgggaggaggaggggatGTGGCGTGCGGCCTGCCGGCGGAGTGGGACGAGATGGACGGGTCGCCGTGGTGGACGTTCGGGGTGGAGGAGGAGAAGCTGCTGGGGTGGTTCCCGTTCGTGGAGGAGGACTTCCTGTCCGTCGGCAGCGGCgtcggccccgccgccgccgagcccttCGACGACGACATCTGGCGGATCCACCAGATCTACGAGATCCCCAGCTACGCCGCCAAGTGA